From one Acidobacteriota bacterium genomic stretch:
- a CDS encoding cysteine dioxygenase family protein, translating to MITIAQLVDGLRGVRDEDFTCDGIYEFLGANPVDLGSLARYLFWSDKFYTRNLIYKDARFEVMALCWEKGQVSRVHNHADQKCWMSVVSGKLRGQNFAIDEIDEKRGHCKLRETDRFDLSECLAAKVELEEPIHQILNLADFGERAISIHVYSKPFDSCLSYCLETNTFREVNLCYTSVEGKLMNGISL from the coding sequence ATGATCACGATTGCACAATTGGTCGATGGACTGCGCGGTGTGCGCGACGAGGATTTTACGTGTGACGGGATATACGAGTTTCTTGGCGCCAACCCTGTCGATCTCGGCTCGCTGGCGCGTTATCTCTTCTGGAGCGATAAGTTCTACACGCGCAACCTGATCTACAAAGACGCGCGATTCGAAGTTATGGCGCTTTGCTGGGAAAAAGGCCAGGTTTCGCGCGTTCATAATCACGCCGACCAGAAATGCTGGATGTCGGTCGTAAGCGGAAAGTTGCGCGGGCAGAATTTCGCGATCGACGAGATCGACGAAAAGCGCGGCCACTGCAAGCTGAGGGAAACCGACCGCTTCGACCTTTCCGAGTGTCTCGCCGCCAAGGTCGAACTTGAGGAGCCGATCCATCAGATTTTGAATCTCGCGGACTTCGGCGAGCGCGCGATCAGCATCCACGTGTATTCAAAACCATTCGATAGCTGCCTGTCTTATTGCCTCGAGACGAACACATTCAGGGAAGTGAATCTTTGTTATACAAGCGTCGAAGGCAAACTGATGAACGGGATTTCGCTCTAG
- a CDS encoding glycosyltransferase family 39 protein, with amino-acid sequence MNDRGKIGTAGIIFLLAAYVVLRFWRLEDSCLWFDEIFSVHAASMPWSGILGFVAQDLIHPPLFYVLLKLWTSVGGESLRWVRLFPFLFSIASLVPFCFLARDLKLRSSQTLLALLFLAVNGGLIKYAQEVRMYSVVLMLALFSVWLFVRFLYLGKNIWLLTIVNVLLVYTHYFGGLLILAEILVIVVQQRIKIRQTLIMTGIVSAAFAPWLIAVYVAAANSTGLAQNIGWINAPGAVDAFNFGFDLVDPFYSQASSIDPASMYVFSLPILLIVFASGIVYFADWKTRDERQRSNVVLLLIIAVFPILAAFIASWLFPYSIWGTRHLIFVFAPLAVAGSIALTEIGSRVFRLSAITLLSTAIGFALLSYALRPPQSFIWCGWENLAREVDMSRPAKIYAFEDVVAYDLWFALRNSPAVEIFKVNGVEGLVEDKAYFIPRGFSAIGVTDEQGITGERFYVAFRDSAWNEKHAPLRNLRSAGYSIGEPKVFEAQGIKAFLVEVNQPGR; translated from the coding sequence ATGAACGACCGCGGAAAAATCGGGACGGCTGGAATCATCTTTCTCCTCGCCGCGTATGTCGTTTTACGGTTTTGGCGGCTCGAAGATTCCTGCCTCTGGTTTGACGAGATCTTCAGCGTTCACGCGGCTTCGATGCCTTGGTCCGGCATCCTCGGTTTTGTTGCGCAGGATCTGATCCATCCGCCGCTCTTCTACGTTCTGCTGAAACTCTGGACGTCGGTCGGCGGGGAATCGCTCCGTTGGGTCCGGCTGTTTCCTTTTCTATTCTCGATCGCCTCGCTGGTCCCGTTCTGTTTTCTCGCCCGCGATCTAAAGCTCCGTTCGTCGCAAACGCTGCTCGCGCTCCTGTTTCTGGCGGTTAACGGCGGGCTCATCAAATACGCGCAGGAAGTCCGGATGTACAGCGTTGTTCTTATGCTCGCGCTTTTCTCGGTCTGGCTCTTCGTGCGCTTTCTTTATCTCGGTAAAAACATCTGGCTTCTGACGATCGTCAACGTCTTGCTCGTTTACACGCATTATTTTGGTGGGCTTTTGATTCTGGCCGAGATCCTCGTGATCGTCGTTCAGCAGCGGATCAAGATCCGGCAGACGCTGATAATGACCGGCATCGTTTCGGCGGCATTCGCGCCGTGGTTGATCGCGGTTTACGTTGCAGCGGCCAATTCGACCGGGCTTGCGCAAAACATCGGCTGGATCAACGCGCCCGGCGCGGTCGACGCCTTCAACTTCGGGTTCGACCTTGTGGATCCTTTCTATTCGCAGGCGAGCAGTATCGACCCGGCCTCGATGTACGTGTTTTCCTTGCCGATTCTGCTGATCGTTTTTGCTTCCGGGATCGTGTATTTCGCTGATTGGAAAACGCGCGACGAACGCCAGCGGTCAAATGTCGTTTTGCTGCTGATCATCGCCGTTTTTCCGATCCTGGCGGCGTTTATCGCGAGTTGGCTATTTCCGTATTCGATTTGGGGAACGCGTCATCTGATCTTCGTCTTTGCGCCCCTGGCGGTCGCCGGTTCGATCGCGCTGACGGAGATCGGTTCGCGGGTGTTTAGGCTCAGCGCCATCACGTTGCTCTCGACGGCGATCGGGTTCGCCCTCCTGTCGTATGCTCTTAGACCGCCGCAATCCTTTATCTGGTGCGGTTGGGAGAACCTCGCGCGCGAGGTCGATATGTCACGGCCGGCGAAGATCTACGCATTCGAGGATGTCGTCGCGTACGACCTTTGGTTCGCACTGCGAAACTCACCCGCGGTCGAAATATTCAAAGTCAACGGAGTCGAAGGCCTGGTCGAGGACAAGGCGTATTTCATTCCGCGCGGGTTTTCGGCGATCGGGGTGACGGACGAGCAGGGAATCACCGGCGAACGATTCTATGTCGCGTTTCGCGATTCGGCCTGGAACGAGAAGCACGCTCCCTTGCGAAACCTCAGGTCGGCCGGCTATTCGATCGGCGAACCTAAGGTGTTTGAGGCGCAGGGAATCAAGGCGTTTCTGGTCGAGGTCAATCAGCCGGGAAGGTGA
- a CDS encoding cysteine--tRNA ligase has product MLRFHNTLTNQLEEFRPLVDNDVKLYICGPTVWNFAHIGNFRTFTFGDVLARYLRFKGYNLTHVMNLTDVDDRIINESNKANKSIDEFVQPYIAAFWEDMAAIGNNRPDIAPRATEHIKEMVEIISTLLANGKAYESDGSIYFRISAFPEYGKLSKINFSGNETGGSGRVDTDKYEKEDARDFALWKLVDKSDPAGWDAPFGYGRPGWHIECSAMSMKYLGETFDIHAGGVDLQFPHHENEIAQSEGATGKLFAKYWLHGEFLKIDNEKMAKSLGNDFTLREIFSRGFSPLAIRYLLISVPYGKQLNFTFEGLKGAETTTERLRQFRRLVGEAKTEPGSEDKVSKAVEKALKDFEEAMDDDLNTSVALAAIHNLVREVNSALAKETLRADDQKAVLSAVEKFDSVLGIFGKAESEMLDDEIEAMIEERQEARRSRNFARSDEIRDLLLEKGIILEDTKDGVRWKRK; this is encoded by the coding sequence ATGCTTCGATTTCATAACACGCTAACCAACCAACTCGAGGAATTCCGGCCGCTCGTCGATAATGACGTGAAGCTTTACATCTGCGGCCCGACGGTCTGGAACTTCGCCCATATCGGCAATTTCCGGACGTTCACTTTCGGCGACGTCCTGGCGCGCTACCTGCGTTTCAAAGGCTACAACCTGACGCACGTAATGAACCTTACGGATGTCGATGACCGGATCATCAACGAGTCAAACAAGGCGAATAAGTCGATCGACGAATTCGTTCAGCCGTATATTGCCGCGTTCTGGGAAGATATGGCCGCGATCGGAAACAATCGGCCCGACATCGCGCCGCGCGCGACCGAGCACATCAAGGAGATGGTCGAGATCATTTCGACACTGCTTGCCAACGGCAAAGCCTACGAGTCCGACGGCTCGATCTATTTTAGGATCTCGGCGTTCCCCGAATACGGCAAGCTCTCGAAGATCAACTTTTCAGGTAATGAGACGGGCGGGTCGGGACGCGTCGACACCGACAAGTACGAAAAAGAGGACGCGCGCGATTTTGCTCTCTGGAAACTCGTTGACAAAAGCGACCCGGCCGGTTGGGACGCGCCCTTCGGGTATGGACGCCCGGGTTGGCACATCGAATGCTCGGCGATGTCAATGAAATATCTCGGCGAGACGTTCGATATTCACGCCGGAGGTGTCGATCTACAGTTTCCGCATCACGAGAACGAGATCGCTCAATCGGAAGGCGCGACGGGCAAACTCTTCGCGAAATACTGGCTGCACGGCGAGTTCCTTAAGATCGACAACGAGAAAATGGCGAAATCGCTCGGCAATGATTTTACGCTGCGGGAGATCTTTTCCCGCGGTTTTTCGCCGCTCGCGATCCGTTATTTGCTGATCTCAGTGCCTTACGGGAAACAGTTGAACTTCACCTTCGAAGGGCTCAAGGGCGCCGAAACGACGACCGAGCGGTTGCGCCAGTTCCGCCGATTGGTCGGCGAGGCCAAGACCGAACCGGGATCCGAAGACAAGGTCTCGAAAGCCGTCGAGAAGGCTTTGAAGGACTTCGAAGAAGCGATGGATGACGATCTGAACACTTCGGTCGCGCTTGCGGCGATCCATAATCTTGTTCGTGAGGTCAATTCCGCGCTCGCGAAGGAAACTCTGCGGGCGGACGACCAGAAGGCCGTGCTGAGCGCCGTCGAGAAATTCGACTCGGTGCTCGGGATCTTCGGCAAGGCTGAGTCGGAAATGCTCGACGACGAGATAGAAGCGATGATCGAGGAACGCCAGGAAGCAAGACGGAGCCGCAACTTCGCACGTTCGGACGAGATTCGTGACCTGCTTCTGGAAAAAGGTATCATCCTCGAAGACACGAAAGACGGGGTCCGTTGGAAGCGTAAGTAA
- a CDS encoding argininosuccinate synthase, translating into MQNKINKIVLAYSGGLDTSAMLLWLKETYDCEVVCYTADIGQGEELDGLEEKALKTGASKLYTEDLREEFVKDFVWTAVKANALYEGVYLLGTSLARPVIAKRQIEIAQLEGADAVAHGATGKGNDQVRFELTYYALQPDIKVVAPWRHWDFKGRADLIAYCAKHDINVTATAEKPYSMDRNLMHVSYEGGILEDPWTAPPEDIFLLTKSPENASDKAEEIVLTFEKGEPVAIDGERYGAVDMLSKLNFIGGEHGIGRVDLVENRFVGMKSRGVYETPGVTILQTAHRALESITMDREVMRLRDSLGVKFAESVYYGFWFAPEFEILKSMIEQTQETVSGDVRLKLYKGNVTVNGRKSPFSLYKERIVTFEDDAGAYNQYDAEGFIKLQALRLRLRKMD; encoded by the coding sequence ATGCAAAACAAAATCAACAAAATAGTCCTCGCCTATTCCGGCGGGCTCGACACTTCGGCGATGCTTCTCTGGCTAAAGGAAACCTATGATTGCGAGGTCGTCTGCTACACGGCCGACATCGGACAGGGCGAGGAACTCGACGGTTTGGAAGAAAAGGCGCTCAAAACCGGGGCCTCGAAGCTTTACACCGAGGACCTGCGCGAGGAATTCGTCAAGGATTTCGTCTGGACGGCGGTCAAGGCAAATGCGCTGTACGAAGGGGTCTATCTTCTCGGCACGTCCCTGGCGCGGCCGGTGATCGCGAAGAGACAGATCGAGATCGCGCAGCTCGAAGGCGCCGACGCGGTCGCGCATGGAGCGACGGGCAAAGGCAACGACCAAGTGCGTTTCGAATTGACTTACTATGCGCTGCAGCCCGATATCAAGGTCGTCGCGCCTTGGCGCCACTGGGATTTCAAGGGCCGCGCCGATCTCATCGCATACTGCGCGAAACACGACATCAACGTCACTGCGACAGCCGAAAAACCGTATTCGATGGACCGCAATCTGATGCACGTTTCATACGAGGGCGGTATTCTTGAAGATCCTTGGACCGCCCCGCCCGAAGACATTTTCCTGCTCACGAAATCGCCGGAAAACGCTTCCGACAAGGCCGAAGAAATCGTGTTGACGTTTGAAAAGGGTGAGCCGGTGGCGATCGACGGCGAGCGGTACGGCGCAGTCGATATGCTTTCAAAACTCAACTTCATCGGCGGCGAGCACGGAATCGGCCGCGTCGATCTTGTCGAGAATCGCTTTGTCGGTATGAAATCGCGCGGCGTTTACGAAACTCCGGGCGTGACGATCCTGCAGACGGCGCACCGTGCGCTTGAATCGATCACGATGGATCGCGAAGTTATGCGCTTGCGCGACTCGCTCGGCGTCAAGTTCGCCGAATCGGTTTATTACGGATTCTGGTTCGCGCCGGAGTTCGAGATCCTCAAATCGATGATCGAACAGACGCAGGAAACGGTTTCCGGCGACGTTCGTCTGAAACTTTACAAAGGCAATGTTACGGTCAACGGGCGCAAATCGCCGTTCTCGCTTTACAAGGAAAGGATCGTGACGTTCGAAGACGATGCCGGCGCCTACAATCAATACGACGCCGAGGGCTTCATCAAGCTTCAAGCCCTGCGCCTACGGCTCCGGAAGATGGACTGA
- a CDS encoding arginine repressor (regulates arginine biosynthesis when complexed with arginine by binding at site that overlap the promotors of the arginine biosynthesis genes), with protein sequence MQKEQRQSAILDLINKERVERQDELAELLERKGFSVTQSSVSRDLVELGVVKVGGFYALPLKPKNETIFGLKSLATAGENLVVAKCESGLASACAVRIDSENFEEVVGTIAGDDTIFIAVRDSNGQKAVLKKIWEIFGIGT encoded by the coding sequence ATGCAGAAAGAACAGCGGCAATCGGCGATCCTGGATTTGATCAACAAAGAACGTGTCGAACGCCAGGACGAGCTTGCCGAGCTGCTTGAAAGAAAAGGCTTTTCAGTGACTCAGTCGAGTGTTTCTCGCGATCTGGTCGAACTCGGCGTCGTTAAAGTTGGCGGGTTCTACGCGCTGCCGTTGAAGCCGAAGAACGAGACGATCTTCGGACTGAAGAGTCTGGCAACCGCCGGCGAGAATCTGGTGGTCGCGAAATGCGAATCGGGCCTGGCTTCGGCCTGTGCCGTCCGGATCGATTCGGAGAACTTCGAAGAGGTGGTCGGAACGATCGCCGGCGACGACACGATCTTTATCGCGGTCCGTGACTCGAACGGACAAAAAGCGGTTTTGAAAAAGATCTGGGAGATCTTTGGGATCGGGACATAG
- the argH gene encoding argininosuccinate lyase, translating into MSGSDKLWGGRFTESADAVFADYNNSFRFDRRLFEADVRASAAHCNGLFHAGVLTRLEAEKIKTGLGTMLKRADFDKNYFDDPAEDVHSFIESKLVQLIGDTGRKLHTGRSRNDQVATAFRLWLREKVTEISELALGVQRALVELAEANANSVLPGYTHLQRAQPVLWAHWCLAYYEMIARDRERIDEVWRRINVMPLGSAALAGTSYEIDRETVARELGFDGITANSLDAVSDRDFAIEFAGASSILMMHLSRLAEDLIVYSTTEFGFIELGDAISTGSSLMPQKKNPDALELIRGKAARVFGHHSALLTMMKGLPLAYNKDMQEDKEAVFDTVDTVSGTLRVTAIVLRNIGINGERSAVAANRGCLNATELADYLVRKGVPFRIAHDTVGRIVLDAIGKGKELQELSLGELRDVTDAIDGDVFEALSLESTLETKNQIGGTSPERVAEALAAAREEIGRQ; encoded by the coding sequence ATGTCCGGATCAGATAAACTTTGGGGCGGGCGCTTCACCGAAAGCGCCGACGCCGTTTTTGCCGACTACAACAACTCGTTTCGGTTCGACCGACGACTGTTCGAAGCCGATGTGCGGGCGTCGGCGGCACATTGCAATGGCCTTTTCCACGCCGGCGTTCTGACCCGGCTCGAAGCGGAGAAGATCAAGACCGGACTCGGGACAATGCTCAAGCGCGCCGATTTCGACAAGAACTATTTCGACGATCCCGCTGAGGACGTTCACTCGTTCATCGAATCGAAACTGGTCCAACTCATCGGCGACACCGGTCGCAAGCTTCATACCGGCCGGAGCCGCAACGATCAGGTCGCGACCGCTTTCAGGCTCTGGCTTCGCGAGAAAGTGACCGAAATCTCCGAACTCGCGCTTGGGGTTCAACGCGCACTTGTCGAGCTGGCCGAGGCGAACGCGAACTCCGTTCTTCCCGGCTACACGCATTTGCAGCGCGCCCAGCCCGTTCTTTGGGCGCATTGGTGTCTCGCCTATTACGAGATGATCGCGCGCGATCGTGAACGAATCGATGAGGTCTGGCGCCGCATCAACGTGATGCCGCTCGGGTCGGCGGCGCTTGCCGGCACCAGTTATGAGATCGACCGTGAAACCGTCGCGCGCGAACTCGGTTTCGACGGGATCACGGCGAATAGCCTCGACGCGGTCAGCGACCGCGATTTCGCGATCGAATTCGCCGGTGCTTCTTCGATTCTAATGATGCATCTTTCGCGCCTCGCCGAGGATCTGATCGTTTACTCGACGACCGAATTCGGGTTTATCGAACTCGGCGACGCGATCTCGACCGGTTCGAGCCTGATGCCGCAAAAGAAGAATCCCGACGCGCTGGAATTGATCCGCGGAAAGGCAGCGCGCGTCTTCGGACATCATTCGGCGCTCCTGACGATGATGAAGGGCTTGCCACTGGCTTACAACAAAGATATGCAGGAAGATAAGGAAGCCGTCTTCGATACCGTCGATACGGTCTCGGGAACCCTGCGGGTAACGGCGATCGTCCTTCGCAATATCGGGATCAACGGCGAACGTTCGGCGGTCGCGGCGAACCGCGGATGCCTCAACGCGACCGAACTTGCCGACTACCTTGTCCGGAAAGGCGTGCCGTTCAGGATCGCGCACGACACGGTCGGCCGGATCGTGCTCGATGCGATCGGAAAGGGAAAGGAACTTCAGGAACTGAGTCTCGGAGAACTGCGCGACGTTACCGACGCGATCGACGGTGACGTCTTCGAAGCTCTGAGTCTTGAAAGCACTCTCGAAACGAAAAACCAGATCGGCGGAACTTCCCCGGAACGCGTCGCCGAGGCGCTCGCGGCGGCGCGGGAAGAGATCGGCAGGCAGTAG
- the tilS gene encoding tRNA lysidine(34) synthetase TilS: MDSFPRKLLTEWRKLGLPFADERIVVGVSGGADSVSLLLALSDLTNRTKIANEIVVAHFEHGLRGDQGPSDARFVEALSTKLGLRFVVSRAVGRFEVAKSGNLEQNARRARYRFLAEIAESLGAFAVCTAHTLNDQAETFLLNLIRGSGTAGLSAMRPVIDEFRIDENSDRGVRLIRPLLTWAMRRDTEAFCGETGEEFVNDAMNDDLAFSRVRVRKELIPLLETFNPRIVETLARNSELLRNTAEPAPLNVDEPLIADLKGLPRAQLLEYLRQWVNRERGNLRGIGLKHIDAIERLISGSKSGKTAELPNGDSVVKGGGKLVFRRSFRGPEGDGR, encoded by the coding sequence ATGGATTCATTCCCAAGAAAACTCCTCACCGAATGGCGGAAACTGGGTTTGCCGTTCGCGGACGAGAGGATCGTCGTCGGTGTTTCCGGGGGCGCGGACTCGGTCAGTCTCTTGCTTGCGTTGAGCGACCTCACGAATCGAACGAAGATCGCGAACGAGATCGTCGTCGCGCATTTCGAACACGGTTTGCGCGGCGATCAAGGCCCGTCCGACGCACGGTTCGTTGAGGCGCTGTCGACGAAACTCGGGTTGAGATTCGTCGTGTCGCGGGCCGTCGGACGATTCGAGGTCGCAAAGTCCGGAAACCTCGAACAGAACGCGCGCCGCGCCCGTTATCGATTCCTTGCTGAGATCGCCGAATCGCTCGGGGCATTCGCGGTCTGCACCGCGCACACTCTGAACGATCAAGCCGAAACATTTCTTCTTAATCTGATTCGCGGCAGCGGGACCGCCGGACTTTCGGCGATGAGGCCGGTGATCGACGAGTTCCGGATCGACGAGAATTCCGACCGTGGCGTCCGTCTCATTCGCCCACTATTGACTTGGGCGATGCGGCGCGACACCGAGGCTTTTTGCGGAGAAACCGGCGAAGAATTCGTCAACGATGCGATGAACGACGATCTCGCGTTCAGCCGGGTACGGGTGCGGAAGGAGTTGATTCCGTTGCTTGAGACCTTCAATCCGAGGATCGTCGAAACGCTCGCCCGCAATTCCGAACTGCTTCGCAACACGGCGGAGCCGGCGCCTTTGAACGTGGATGAACCGTTGATCGCTGATCTCAAAGGTCTTCCCCGGGCGCAACTCCTCGAATACCTGCGGCAGTGGGTAAATCGCGAGCGCGGAAATCTTCGCGGCATCGGTTTGAAACACATCGACGCGATCGAACGTTTAATCTCGGGTTCAAAAAGCGGCAAGACCGCTGAGTTGCCGAACGGCGATTCCGTCGTAAAAGGCGGCGGGAAACTTGTGTTCAGACGATCGTTTCGAGGGCCTGAGGGCGATGGCCGATAG
- the ftsH gene encoding ATP-dependent zinc metalloprotease FtsH: protein MSSKAKQVLLWLMILAGAMVLVWALQSKQGKNPLELSYDEALNRIRNKDIAEVLIKQDSLELTNKDREKFITKLDASDATRTNLLGAIDKINEAQQGTIKTTLEQSSSGYGWILLINALPFLLLIGFLAFTLRQMQAGGNKALSFGKSRAKLLNNQQKRVTFKDVAGVEEAKEELQEIIEFLKDPQKFQKLGGRIPKGVLMVGAPGTGKTLLAKAVAGEANVPFFSISGSDFVEMFVGVGASRVRDLFDQGKKNAPCIIFIDEIDAVGRHRGAGLGGGHDEREQTLNQLLVEMDGFESNDGVILMASTNRPDVLDPALLRPGRFDRRVVVGRPDVRGREGILKVHTRKIPLDENVDITVIARGTPGFTGADLANIVNEAALNAARYNKKVVTMTDFEIAKDKVMMGAERRSMVLSDHEKKLTAYHEAGHTLVGLKVPSADPVHKVSIIPRGMALGVTQQLPEADRHSYTKEYILSQIAILMGGRLAEEIYFGADQVTTGASNDIERATELARSMVCEYGMSELGPLTFGKKEEQIFLGREISQHRDYSEDTAIKIDKEVKKIIADQYEVARRVLENNSEAMVRLSAALLELETLDSVQIRRVVAGLPLDGGDSSVSTGGDSGPAQSDDKPKKSLKDSLIPPIAPNNPATA, encoded by the coding sequence TTGAGTTCTAAAGCAAAACAAGTCTTGTTGTGGTTGATGATCCTCGCCGGCGCGATGGTTCTGGTTTGGGCGCTTCAGTCCAAACAAGGCAAGAATCCGTTGGAATTGAGCTACGACGAAGCGTTGAATCGGATTCGCAATAAAGACATCGCCGAGGTTCTGATCAAGCAGGATTCGCTTGAACTGACGAACAAGGATCGCGAAAAGTTCATCACCAAACTCGACGCGAGCGACGCCACGCGGACGAATCTATTGGGCGCGATCGACAAGATCAACGAGGCCCAGCAGGGAACGATCAAGACCACGCTCGAACAATCATCTAGCGGTTACGGTTGGATCCTCCTGATAAACGCGCTCCCGTTTCTGCTCCTCATCGGTTTCCTGGCCTTTACCCTCAGGCAAATGCAGGCCGGGGGAAACAAGGCTCTGAGTTTTGGGAAGTCGCGCGCGAAGTTGCTGAATAATCAGCAGAAACGCGTCACGTTCAAAGACGTCGCCGGGGTCGAGGAAGCGAAAGAGGAACTTCAGGAGATAATCGAATTCCTGAAGGATCCGCAGAAATTTCAAAAACTCGGCGGACGAATTCCGAAGGGTGTCTTGATGGTCGGGGCGCCCGGAACGGGCAAGACTCTTTTGGCGAAGGCCGTCGCCGGTGAAGCGAACGTCCCGTTCTTTTCGATCTCCGGTTCCGATTTTGTCGAAATGTTCGTCGGCGTCGGCGCCTCGCGCGTCCGCGACCTCTTTGACCAGGGCAAGAAGAACGCTCCGTGCATCATCTTCATCGACGAGATCGATGCGGTCGGACGCCATCGCGGCGCCGGACTTGGCGGCGGTCACGATGAGCGCGAACAGACGTTGAATCAGCTTCTTGTCGAAATGGATGGATTCGAGTCAAACGACGGCGTTATCCTGATGGCCTCCACGAACCGCCCGGACGTGCTCGATCCGGCGCTTCTTCGACCCGGCCGTTTCGACCGTCGCGTGGTCGTCGGTCGTCCGGACGTTCGCGGCCGAGAGGGCATCCTGAAGGTCCACACGCGCAAGATTCCGCTTGACGAGAATGTCGATATCACGGTCATCGCGCGCGGAACGCCGGGATTCACCGGCGCGGATCTGGCGAACATCGTCAACGAAGCGGCTTTGAATGCGGCGCGTTACAACAAGAAGGTTGTGACGATGACGGATTTCGAGATCGCCAAGGACAAAGTGATGATGGGCGCGGAACGCCGCAGTATGGTTCTTTCAGACCACGAGAAAAAGCTTACGGCCTATCACGAGGCCGGACACACTCTTGTCGGGCTGAAGGTGCCGTCGGCCGATCCCGTGCACAAGGTCTCGATCATTCCGCGTGGTATGGCGCTCGGCGTCACGCAGCAGCTTCCGGAAGCCGATCGTCACAGCTATACGAAGGAATACATCCTCAGCCAGATCGCGATCTTGATGGGTGGACGGCTTGCCGAAGAGATCTATTTCGGCGCCGACCAGGTGACGACGGGAGCATCCAACGACATTGAGCGTGCCACCGAGTTGGCGCGATCGATGGTCTGCGAATACGGTATGTCCGAACTCGGACCGCTAACTTTCGGTAAGAAGGAAGAGCAGATCTTTCTCGGACGCGAGATCTCGCAGCATCGGGATTATTCCGAAGACACAGCGATCAAGATCGACAAAGAGGTCAAGAAGATCATCGCCGACCAGTACGAAGTCGCGCGGCGGGTTCTGGAGAACAATTCCGAGGCAATGGTTCGACTCAGCGCGGCGCTGCTCGAACTCGAAACGCTCGACAGCGTTCAGATTCGCCGCGTTGTGGCCGGTCTTCCGCTCGATGGCGGGGACAGTTCGGTGTCGACGGGCGGCGACAGCGGACCGGCACAATCTGACGATAAGCCGAAGAAGAGTCTCAAGGATTCGCTGATTCCGCCGATCGCGCCGAACAATCCGGCGACGGCGTAA
- the folP gene encoding dihydropteroate synthase, with amino-acid sequence MIWKTSRREFRFDRTLVMGILNVTPDSFFDGGSFGDLDAALRRAEELIAEGADIIDIGGESTRPNSTRVAFHEEIRRVVPVIEGIAKRFDVAVSIDTSKNEVARAAVDAGAEIINDVSGLRFDERIGEIAANSGSGLILMHLRGNFETMHSQTPVPDIVADVADGWRASLTIAGRYGVERDRIALDIGIGFGKSVEQNLEIIAKLDKLVREFNDLAVLVGLSRKSFLGTILGGVPVGERLAGSLSGAALAVWNGARIVRVHDVAETAHAVRVVEAIKEQL; translated from the coding sequence ATGATCTGGAAAACATCGCGACGTGAATTCCGTTTCGACCGGACGCTGGTAATGGGAATCCTTAACGTCACGCCCGACAGCTTTTTTGACGGCGGATCGTTCGGCGATCTCGATGCCGCGTTGCGTCGCGCCGAAGAGTTGATCGCCGAGGGCGCGGATATCATCGACATCGGCGGGGAATCGACGCGACCGAACAGCACGCGCGTCGCGTTTCACGAGGAGATCCGGCGCGTCGTCCCTGTAATTGAGGGAATCGCCAAACGCTTCGACGTCGCCGTTTCGATCGATACTTCGAAAAACGAGGTCGCGCGCGCCGCGGTCGATGCCGGAGCGGAGATCATCAACGACGTTTCCGGACTGAGGTTTGACGAACGGATCGGCGAAATCGCAGCGAATTCGGGGTCTGGATTGATCCTGATGCATCTCCGCGGGAACTTCGAAACGATGCATTCGCAAACGCCTGTGCCGGACATCGTTGCGGACGTCGCGGACGGGTGGCGCGCGAGTCTGACGATCGCCGGCCGTTACGGGGTCGAACGTGATCGGATCGCGCTCGACATCGGCATCGGATTCGGCAAAAGCGTCGAACAGAACTTAGAAATTATCGCCAAACTTGATAAACTTGTCCGGGAATTCAATGACCTTGCGGTCCTCGTCGGCCTGTCGAGGAAGTCTTTTCTCGGAACGATCCTCGGCGGCGTTCCCGTCGGCGAACGTCTTGCCGGGAGCCTTTCGGGAGCAGCGCTTGCGGTATGGAACGGTGCGCGGATCGTGCGTGTTCACGACGTCGCCGAAACCGCGCACGCGGTGCGGGTCGTCGAAGCGATCAAAGAGCAGTTATGA